CCGTTAGTCGTCACGAAGGAAGAGATAGACGTTGCCATGGAGATATTCGAGGGGGCCCTCAAGGCCGCTCTCAAATGATTCCAGCGTTTCATTTATTCCTTCTCTCTTTCTCCGGAAAAGATTTTAAGGATGTGAACAAAGTCCCGTGGGGATAAAATGGGGGCTACGGCGGGGAACGCAGAGCTCATTATACTGGTAACCGCATTGGGATACGCTGTATACCTGCTGAAAAGGAGGAGGGCATTCACCCTTCCGGGCGGGATAGTTCTCTCAATCCTTTTGGGTTCGCTGGCTGTGACCCTGCTCCTGGAGGATGTAGCCGTGCTCAAAACAGAAACAGGCCCAATGACCCTCGGATACGCTGGATTGCTCTTCTTTGCCCTCGCCTTCGGGGAGACCGCCGGCATAACCGCTGGCATCGGGCTGGGAGCTGGAGAATACCTTCTGAGGGGAGACCCAAACTGGGCGGCAGCCTCATTGATTGCCTCAATGGCCGCTGGAGGATTGGCGGGCTTCATTGGAAGAGGGGGAGAAGAGTTCTCAACGGCCCTTCTTGGGGCAGTCCTCGGCGGAAGCGTCTACGTGATCTTTATGTACACATACCTTAGAATTGTCACAGGTGTGGGATATTCGGACGCCCTCTCCATGCTCGCACCGGTCGTTAGCTCAGTGACAACGGCAGTGATACTCGGTGTGGGACTACTACTTACAGTTAGAAAATGGGAAAAATGGCCGGGCCCATTGGAGGGTTCTTAAAGTTCATCGAGCTCCTCCCACATGTTCTCCTCGACGAGAAGCGGTTCGATGGAGACTCTCTTCGATGCCCTCCTTATCTGGCCGAGATACCTAGAGTCAGCGACAACGGCATCATACTCAAGCTCTTTAACTATATAAGTTGATAGGTTGAGAACGTCGAGGGCTTCACCAGCCTGCTCTACGAAGCCCTCACCTGCAAGAAGTATATCCGGCTGGAGACCCTCCTTCTTGAGCTCTTCTATGGCATTCTCAACTATGTCGAGGATCTCCTCTTTCAGGCTCACTTTCCAACCCCCCGGGCGCTCTCTATAATCTGGACGCCACGAGAGGCACCGATTCTTGTGGCCCCCGCCTCAATCATGGCCAGCGCCTGCTCATAGGCGTGTATCCCCCCTGCCGCTTTGACGCCCATCTCCGGGCCAACGACCTTCCTCATGAGTTTGACGTCTTCTACCGTTGCCCCGCCAGTCCCAAAGCCGGTTGAGGTCTTGACGAAGTCCGCGCTGGCCTCCTTCGCCAGCTCGCAGGCCTTCACCTTCTCTTCCTCGGTTAGGTAGCAGGTCTCGATGATGACCTTAACCTTGGCGCCCTTCTCGTGGGCAGCCTTCACAACCTCGGCTATGTCGTTCTTCACGTATTCGTAGTCTTTATCCTTGAGGGCGCCAAGGTTAATGACCATGTCCAGCTCGTCGGCGCCGTCTTCCAAAGCCTTCTTCGCCTCGAAGACCTTAACCTCGGTGGAAGTTGCCCCGAGGGGGAAGCCTATAACGCTCGCAACCTTTATGTCGGACCCTTTCTCACTCAGATACCCCTTAGCCAGCCTGACCCTGTACGGGTTGACGCAGACCGCGTAGAATCCATACTCAATCGCCTCGTCGCAGAGCTTCTTTATGTCCTCCGCCGAGGCGTAGGGCTTAAGGTTCGTGTGGTCTATGTACTTCGCGATGTCCAACTCCCCCACCCATTATGAGTTGAAGTAGAGGTATATAGCAATTTTGCTCATCGTGGCCATCAAAGCTGGAACGATGCCTGGATTGAATTCACGAAGGCCCGTTCAAGGACTTCATCATCGAATCTCGGCCACTCTTCACCCCGAAGGATGGCCTCCAAGAGGTTAACCGCATTTATCCATCCTTCCTTTAGGGTCTTTCCCTTCGGAATGGGGTTCCTGAGCACGTGCCACCTTCCGTCGACATCCCAGTAAACCGCCACTCTGGGAATGTAGTCAAGCTCCATAAACGTGTTGTCGAGGGTGAGTTCAACCCTGAAGGGACCAAATTCTATGAAACCCTCCTCAAGCAACGTTTTTCTTGCATCTATCCACTTCATTTCTCATCCCAGAGGGTTGGGAGTCACGCCTGAAAACCTTTGCGATAGACAAGGATTTAACCTTCCACGAGAAAATCCCACGGTGGGAACATGCTGAGCGAGGAGGAGATGGTTCGTTACGACAGGCAGATAATGCTCTGGGGAGAGGCAACCCAAGAGAAGCTGAAGTCCTCAAAGGTGGCGGTGGTAGGTGCTGGTGGCCTGGGCTCGCCGGTTTTGTACTACCTGACCGCCACGGGTGTTGGAAAGATAATCGTTGTTGACTCCGACTACCCCGAAATGAGCAACCTGAACAGGCAGATAATCCACTGGGAGGAGGACGTGGGGAAACTGCCAAAGGTAAAATCAGCAGAGTGGAAGCTCAAACGGTTCAATGGGAACGTCGAGATAGTGGCCATCTTCACGGAGCTGAACGAGGAAAACGTGGACGAAATCCTTGGGGAGGCCGACGTTGTAGTGGACTGCCTCGACAGCTTCAAGGCGAGATTAATCCTAGACGACTTCGCGAGGCGGAAAGGAGTACCCTTAGTCCACGGAGCGGTGGAGGGAACGTACGGCCAGGTGACCACCATCATACCCAGGAAGACAATGGGATTAAGAGAACTGTTTGGACGGGCGGGGGCAAGGGAGAAGAAGGGAAAGTTCCCGATAGTGGGGGCCGTGGCCGGGGTTGTCGGCTCGATTCAGGCCATGGAGGTGATAAAGCTCATAACAGGATTTGGAGAACCCCTCGCAAATAAGCTCCTCATCGTTGACCTGGCCCACAACTCCTTCGAGGTCATAGACCTCAGCCGGTAAAGGGAGGCTCAATCTTCTCCCCCTCGTTTATCATTCCTATTGTGAACTCCTGGTGAAGAACGCCTTCCTGGGTCAGCCGCACACTGCCAGAGGAGGAAATCCTGAACGAGACCTCTAGATAACCCCCGGTCGGTTTTCCGTTCAGGAAGTTCAGCTCAATCTCGCCGGAGTGAACTTCAACGCTGGAACCATCGGGAGCACCGACGGCCAGGAGTACGACCTGGGAGAGAACTCCCTCACCAGTGCACACAACGCTACCGTTCTCAGGTGTGCCTCCAAAAGTGCAGGAGCCGCTCTGAATTGCATCCAAAACAAGATCTATCGGGTTGTGCTCAAAAGTGTTGAATATCGGCGAAAACCCTTCCTCTCCCCTGTGAAGAACGCTCCAGTTCCCAAAAGAGTGGACGTAGGCGGTATCCCCCACGAGAACTATCCTCGTGAAAGACCTGCCTCCAGCGGGAAACGTGTACGCACTGATGTTCATCTCCATCTCGCGGGAGGGAATATCAAAGGCCGCCGAGGTGTTGGAGACCAGGGAGACGTTCTCCATCCGGACGACGCCAGACGATTCTACAACGGCGGACACGTTAAGATATGTTCTCATGGCGAGAGTGTAATTCGATATTGCCTCGAGGGAACTCAAAAACGGCTCCACCGGGGAGGGTGTGGTCTCGTGAGTTGAGTGAGTGGTGGAAGTGGAGCTGGGAATATAATTGGACGAGGAGGTGGTCATGAGAGATGTGGATGGGGTGGAATGAGATGAAGATCGAGATGTCGTTGTCTCATCCAATATGGGTGGAGAAGAAGTTGAAGGAGTTTTATTGGAACCCCCCGTAATGCAAGCGGATGAGATCACCAACACCGTAAGCATAAATACAACGACCAGCGAAGTTCCCCTTCTCATTTTCTCACCGCCAATTGTTGGGCGGCAGTTTCAAAAACCTTCCGGGAAAAAATAGAACGGTGAAGGACATGGTAGATAAGGGGAGAAAAGTGGAAGTGGTGAGGGAGCCATTCGATCTCAACGCGGCGGTTGAGCTTGTTTCAACTCCCTATGCCGGCGGCTACGTGGTGTTCCTGGGGCGAGTGAGAAAGAGGAGCGAGGGAAAGGAGGTAATAAAACTAAACTACGAGACATATGAGGAAATGGCCGTTGCGGAGATGGAGAGGATTAGAAAAGAGGCCATGGAGAGGTTTCCAATACTCGACATGTTGATATGGCATAGGGTTGGAGAACTCGAGGTCGGGGAGGACACCATCCTGATAATCGCAAGCGGCGAGCACAGGGGAGAGGCCTTCGACGCGTGCAGGTGGGCAATAGACGAGGTAAAGCACCGTGTCCCAGTATGGAAAAAAGAGGTGCGGGAGGATGGAAACTTCTGGATTGAGGGGGACAAATGGATACCCGAGGATTACCACGGAGGCTAGTTTTACAGATTTTGATAACTATTTATAGTGGTGTGCAAAATAAGAATAGAAAAAGTATATATACAAAGCCTCCTGACTCATTAACGGTGGTTGCATGGCTGAGGCAATAAGGGTTGATGTTGGGGACGATGAAATAGGGTTCTACGGAGTAGAAAAGGCAATAACCCTAGCAAAGCCGCCCTGGAGTGAAATCCCACACACGGGAAAGCTTGAGAGATTGATACTCAACCTCGGCGCCGGAAAGGGGCGCTTTGACGAGGTTTATGGAATCCCTCGCTCAATAGGGTGCATCGGTAACAATCACTTCATAATGAGAAGGGAAAAGATGAGCGAGGCCGAGATCAGGAAGGTTCTGGCTGACTTCAGGAGGCTGGGAGGAGAAGAAGTGTGGATAACCAACTACGACGAGCCAGAAGAGCTGGTCAGGGCGGCGAGGCTGGCGAAAGAAATGGGCGTGAAAGAAGTCCACACGACGGTTCTCCTGGAAGACGTTGATAGCGTGGGCCCGATAGATGGTGTCAAAATCATCGTGGAGACAGAGTATGAGCCGGATAAGGTCATAAAAGCCGCGTCCATTCCATGGATATCAGGAATTCTCGTCACGGTTGACCAAGAGAAAATGAAGGAAGTGGAGGAGCTCCTGTCAAAGCTGGACGGTGATGGGGAACTGGAACTCTACCTCGACGTTCTGTATGCGCCGTCCATCAGAGAAACCACGGTGAACCTCTTTGAACTCAGACGGAGCCGCAATCCCACCAACAAAAATTACCATGATTGCCTGGCAGGAACCGTGGCGGTTACTGGGGATGGGTACATCCTCCCATGCCCCCTCATGAGGAACTACATCATTGGTGACGCCAGGAAGGGGGGCCTGAAGTACATAACGAGAAAGAAGAAACTGAAGGAGCTGTGGAAGCTGACGAAAGACAAAATAGACGCCTGCAGCACCTGCCCATTTAAATACATGTGCCACGACCCCAGGGCCGTTGAGTACCAGGTAACGGGTCAGGTAGAGGGAGTTGAGTACTGCCCGCTCCTCACATAAATTAAAAGTCAAGGATGGAGCGGTAACCGCTCCCGTCTTTTTTAACCATTCCTGAGAATCTCCAGAGCTTGTACTTCTCCTCTATGTCTCGGAGCATATCCAGATACATTATGGCAACTTTTTCAGCGTATTTTCCAAACTCAAATATCTTCTCGGCCAAATCTTCATTCGAGGAAAAGTACCATTCAAGATAATAGCCAGCTCCCTTGAGGACTCCAACATGAATCTCATACTCTTTGAAGCGCTCAAAAACATCCTCATTCAACGTGGATGCTATCCCCACAACGCTCCTGTCAGCCATGTCGTTGTCGAGAGCCGCTCCGTAGCCCAGAAGAATATCCTCCTTCTTGAGTCTATCTATCATGTACCTCACAGTCGGTCTACTCTTCCCAAGTTTCTTTGATATCTCGGAGAGGGGCGTTCTGGCGTCCCACTTGAGTATGTCCATCAGAACGGCGTAGCTGTAGCTAAGATCCCATTCACCAAAGTTATCGTCGCCGGATGGGGGATAGGCCCTGACCTCGTAGTACTCAAAATCATCCGAGAACCTGCTGAGGTACTCCCCCATGAGATCCTGCTGCTCCGTGGGGATATGCATGATCACGTTGATGCCGTTTTTAAACCCAAACATCGCGCTTACACTGAGGACAAACGGATTTGCCTTAAGCTTCTCAGCCGTCTCACGGAGATTTTCCCTTGGAACCGAGAGAAACGCTAGATAGCTGTGGAGACCGAGCCTCTTTATGTTGTAAATAGCATAAACGGAGATGTGGTCGTAGTATTTATCATAAAGCCTCTTCAAATAATAGTAATCTATCCCCTCAGACTGTGCTATCTTTCTGATGCTCTCGATTGGATACTTATTCAACAGTTCCACTAGGAATATCATTTCATCGAGCTCTGATTCTGGCATGGCTGCCCACGAAAAGGTTAAAGCGTCCAAAGTTATATCTTTATCGGTGATGCAGATGGTCAAGATTGAGGTTGTTGACATTGAAAAGCCCGACGGAGCGGAAGTAGTAATCGGGCAGGGAAACTTCTCAATATTCACCGTGGACGACCTCGCCAGGGCCCTACTTACAGCAGTTCCAGGAATAAAATTCGGAATAGCCATGAACGAGGCCAAACCGCAGCTGACGCGCTACACGGGGAACGACGAAGAGCTGGAGAAGTTCGCAGCGAAGAACGCAGTTAAAATAGGCGCCGGACACGTCTTTGTCATAATGATGAAGGATGCGTTCCCAATAAACGTTCTCAACACCGTAAAGAACCATCCAGCTGTTGCCATGGTGTATGGAGCAAGTGAGAACCCGTTCCAGGTCATCGTGGCTGAGACAGACCTCGGGAGAAGCGTTCTCGGTGTCGTGGACGGCAAAGCCGCCAACAAAATAGAAACGGACGAACAGAAGGCGGAGAGACGCGAGCTTGTCGAGAAGATAGGGTACAAGATAGACTGAACGACATCTTTTTTACCTCCGTTTTCTCTTTCAACATGGTGGTAACATGGAGCTCTCGTTCATAACATCCAACCCCGGAAAGGTCAAAGAAGCCAGAAAGTACTTGGAACCCCTTGGTGTGAACGTTAGACAGGTGAACTTCGGGTATCCTGAGATACAGGCGGATACTCTCGAAGAGGTAGCGGAGTACGGAGTGAAATGGCTCAGTGAGCGCATTGAGGGACCGTTTTTCCTCGATGATTCCGGCCTTTTCATAGAGTCTCTAATGGGATTCCCCGGCGTTTATTCAGCGTACGTCTACAAGACCTTGGGCATAGAGGGGATTCTAAAACTCCTCGAGGGCGTGACGGACAGGAGGGCGTATTTCAAGAGCGTCATTGCATACTGGGATGGGAAGGTTCACATCTTCACAGGAACGGTTGAAGGAGAGATAACCACTGAACCCATTGGGAGTGACGGGTTTGGGTTCGACCCCATATTCAGACCGTCAGGTTTCGAGAAAACTTTCGCCGAGATGACAACTGAAGAGAAGAACAGGATATCCCACCGGGGACGGGCTCTTGAGGCCTTCGCTAAATGGCTAAAAGAAAACCTTAAATAATGTACAATCATCAAACTCAGATATCAGTTCTGTATATCTGACGACACTGTGGGGGACGAAGAAGATGCAGGGGCAGCTGGATGATATAGACCTCCGTCTGCTTGAGGAGCTCCGTGAGAACTCGAGGGAGAACATAGCGACGCTGAGCAAAAAGCTCGGGATACCGAGGACTACCGTTCACTACAGGATAAAAAAACTGGTGGACGAGGGGATTATAGAGAAATTCACGATAAAACCTGACTACAAAAAGCTCGACCTTGGAACCACAGCATTTATTCTGGCAAGGTACGACCCAGAGTCGGGCATAAACCAGCGTGAGGTGGCAAAAAAAGTCGCGGCCCTGGATGGAGTTTACGAGGTTCACATAATAACGGGTGAATGGGACCTCCTGATAAAGGTCAGGGCAAGTAACTCTGAGGAGATTGGTCACATTGTCATAGACAAGCTGAGGGAGATAAAGGGACTGGGGCAGACCGTGACAATGGTGTCGTTCGTGTCCGTGAAGGAAGAGATCTGACGAATTTGGGCGATGATTGGCGTTCTCCTTTCTGATGGATGATGATGCGAGGTTAGATGAGCCCACATTCGAAAGATTTATAAGCTCTCCACTGGAACGCTCAGCAGTGGCCGGAAAAAACCGCCTTTCTTGGAGGTGTTTGCAGTGGAGATGAAGTTTGAGGTACCGGTATGCACATCATGCGGAAAGGAGATAACCCCAAGGGAGCACGCAACCCACTTCGTCTGCCCGAACTGCGGGGAGGAGGTCATCTGGCGCTGCGAATCCTGCAGGGTCTTAGCGGTCCCGTACAAGTGCCCCAAGTGCGGATGGGAAGGGCCGTGAACTGGAGGTGAAGGATATGAGCGACTTCAACCTAGTTGGTGTTATCAAGGTCATGCCGACGGATCCGGACGTCAACCTCGATGAGCTCGAGGAGAAGCTCAAGGCAGCCATCCCTGAGAAGTACGGCCTGGCAAAGGTCGAGAGGGAGCCGATTGCCTTCGGTCTCGTCGCCCTCAAGTTCTACGTCCTCGGAAGGGACGAGGAGGGCTACTCCTACGACGCCGTTGCCGACCTCTTCCGCGGGGTCGAGAACGTCGAGAGCGCCGAAGTAGAGACCGTTTCGAGGATTTGAGGATCCCGTCAATTCTCTTCCATTTTTGTCAGCAAGGATCGAAAAATTTTTCTAACTTTTTGACTACGGCCATTAGCCATGAGAGTCGTTGAAGTTCTCAACCTCCGAAAAAGCTACCCCAAAAAGATCCCGCTTCCCTTCAGAAGGGTCGAATGGGTGGAGGCGGTAAAGGGGATAACCTTCAGCGTCAAGAGGGGAGAACTCTTCGGCCTTCTCGGACCCAATGGGGCAGGGAAAACAACCACTATAAAGATACTAACCACCCTCCTCGAACCCAGTGGCGGGGAGGCGAGAGTACTCGGACACGACGTCGTAAAAGAGGCCAGGGAAGTGAGGAGACACATAAACCTGGTCGCCGAGGGGGAGAGAACCCTCTACTGGCGGTTATCGGCCTACGAAAACCTCAAGTACTTCGCCAGTATCTACCACGTCCCCAAGGGGGAGGCCGAGAATAGAATAAACGAACTCCTCAAACTGGTCGGCCTCTGGGAGCGAAGGAACGATCTCGTGATGGGCTTTTCAAGGGGAATGAAGCAGAGACTGGCCATAGCGAAGGCCCTCATAAACGACCCGGAGGTTCTCTTTCTCGATGAACCAACGCTAGGCCTCGACGTCCAGAGCACCATCTTCGTCAGGGACTTCGTTAAAAGCCTCGTCAAGGAAGAGGGCAAAACAGTAATGCTGACCACCCACTACATGGTCGAGGCGGAAAAGCTCTGCGACAGGATAGCGATAATCGACCACGGGAAGATAATCGCAATGGACACTCCCCAGAACCTTAAAAAGCTCGTCAGGGACGAAGAGGCCGTTGAGATCAGGGTCAAGGATTTCAGGCCTGAGAAAGTCAAGGAGGTAGACGAGAGGCTCGCAGTGGTGGAGGAGGAGTCAGAGAAAGGGACGCTGATCCTGAGGGGAAGTATCGGCGAGGAAGACCTTCCAAAGGTGGTGGAGCGCCTGATAAGGGCCGGGGCCAGGATCCTCTCGGTTAAGAAGGAGGAACCGACCCTAGAGGACGTTTTCATAAAACTCACAGGAAGGGCGCTGAGGGATTGATATGGCCCTGATGGCTGTGGTTGGAAAGGAGTTCAGGATGTTCTTCAGGTATCCCCTCAGAGTGGTGAGCTCGCTGATAGTCGGCCTCGTCTTTCTCCTCCAGTTCATCTACTTCGGGCAGGCCGTCCTAGGGGGTAGGTACTCGGCCCTTCTCCAGAGCTCGACCGGCGTCGGGGACTACCCGACCTACGCCCTCATCGGCTACGTCCTCTGGTGGGTCTCCGTCTCCCCAATGGAGGCGTCGGTGTGGGGCGTAAGGAGGGAGCTCCAGAGGGACACCCTTGAGAGCAACGTGGTCTCTCCGATGAGCCTGGTGGAGATGATCCTGGCGCTCTCCCTCAGCTGGATGCTCATGGATTCCGTGATAATGGCAATAGTGTTCGTTATGGGAACAGTTATCTTTGAGATACCCCTCTCCGGAGCCGTCGTTGTCAAGTCCCTGCCCGTTATCGGACTCTCCTTCCTCGCGTTCCTCGGCTTTGGTCTGGTCTTTGCGGGACTCGTGATGGTACTAAAGAACATAGGACCCTTCGCCCAGATATTCGAGTTCCTCATCCTGTTCCTTTCGGGGGCCTTCTTCCCGCTCTCAACGCTTCCGGAATGGGTAGTTGACCTCTCAAAAGCCCTCCCCCTCACCCACGCGGCCAGCGCCGTCAGAAAGGTCTTCGTGGGGATGCCCTATTCAGCAATAAAAGGCGAAATAGCGTGGTTACTCATCCTTTTACCCCTCTACTGGGCGGTGAGCTACCTCTCCTTCAGATGGGCTGAAAAAACGTCGAGGATGATAGGCTATGGCGGTTACTGAGGAGCTTGGGGCCCTCATGG
This is a stretch of genomic DNA from Thermococcus sp. Bubb.Bath. It encodes these proteins:
- a CDS encoding family 4B encapsulin nanocompartment shell protein; this translates as MSLKEEILDIVENAIEELKKEGLQPDILLAGEGFVEQAGEALDVLNLSTYIVKELEYDAVVADSRYLGQIRRASKRVSIEPLLVEENMWEELDEL
- the deoC gene encoding deoxyribose-phosphate aldolase, translated to MDIAKYIDHTNLKPYASAEDIKKLCDEAIEYGFYAVCVNPYRVRLAKGYLSEKGSDIKVASVIGFPLGATSTEVKVFEAKKALEDGADELDMVINLGALKDKDYEYVKNDIAEVVKAAHEKGAKVKVIIETCYLTEEEKVKACELAKEASADFVKTSTGFGTGGATVEDVKLMRKVVGPEMGVKAAGGIHAYEQALAMIEAGATRIGASRGVQIIESARGVGK
- a CDS encoding ThiF family adenylyltransferase — translated: MLSEEEMVRYDRQIMLWGEATQEKLKSSKVAVVGAGGLGSPVLYYLTATGVGKIIVVDSDYPEMSNLNRQIIHWEEDVGKLPKVKSAEWKLKRFNGNVEIVAIFTELNEENVDEILGEADVVVDCLDSFKARLILDDFARRKGVPLVHGAVEGTYGQVTTIIPRKTMGLRELFGRAGAREKKGKFPIVGAVAGVVGSIQAMEVIKLITGFGEPLANKLLIVDLAHNSFEVIDLSR
- a CDS encoding molybdenum cofactor biosynthesis protein MoaE yields the protein MVDKGRKVEVVREPFDLNAAVELVSTPYAGGYVVFLGRVRKRSEGKEVIKLNYETYEEMAVAEMERIRKEAMERFPILDMLIWHRVGELEVGEDTILIIASGEHRGEAFDACRWAIDEVKHRVPVWKKEVREDGNFWIEGDKWIPEDYHGG
- a CDS encoding SPASM domain-containing protein; this translates as MAEAIRVDVGDDEIGFYGVEKAITLAKPPWSEIPHTGKLERLILNLGAGKGRFDEVYGIPRSIGCIGNNHFIMRREKMSEAEIRKVLADFRRLGGEEVWITNYDEPEELVRAARLAKEMGVKEVHTTVLLEDVDSVGPIDGVKIIVETEYEPDKVIKAASIPWISGILVTVDQEKMKEVEELLSKLDGDGELELYLDVLYAPSIRETTVNLFELRRSRNPTNKNYHDCLAGTVAVTGDGYILPCPLMRNYIIGDARKGGLKYITRKKKLKELWKLTKDKIDACSTCPFKYMCHDPRAVEYQVTGQVEGVEYCPLLT
- a CDS encoding Lrp/AsnC family transcriptional regulator; the protein is MPESELDEMIFLVELLNKYPIESIRKIAQSEGIDYYYLKRLYDKYYDHISVYAIYNIKRLGLHSYLAFLSVPRENLRETAEKLKANPFVLSVSAMFGFKNGINVIMHIPTEQQDLMGEYLSRFSDDFEYYEVRAYPPSGDDNFGEWDLSYSYAVLMDILKWDARTPLSEISKKLGKSRPTVRYMIDRLKKEDILLGYGAALDNDMADRSVVGIASTLNEDVFERFKEYEIHVGVLKGAGYYLEWYFSSNEDLAEKIFEFGKYAEKVAIMYLDMLRDIEEKYKLWRFSGMVKKDGSGYRSILDF
- a CDS encoding adenosine-specific kinase, with the protein product MVKIEVVDIEKPDGAEVVIGQGNFSIFTVDDLARALLTAVPGIKFGIAMNEAKPQLTRYTGNDEELEKFAAKNAVKIGAGHVFVIMMKDAFPINVLNTVKNHPAVAMVYGASENPFQVIVAETDLGRSVLGVVDGKAANKIETDEQKAERRELVEKIGYKID
- a CDS encoding XTP/dITP diphosphatase, which encodes MELSFITSNPGKVKEARKYLEPLGVNVRQVNFGYPEIQADTLEEVAEYGVKWLSERIEGPFFLDDSGLFIESLMGFPGVYSAYVYKTLGIEGILKLLEGVTDRRAYFKSVIAYWDGKVHIFTGTVEGEITTEPIGSDGFGFDPIFRPSGFEKTFAEMTTEEKNRISHRGRALEAFAKWLKENLK
- a CDS encoding Lrp/AsnC family transcriptional regulator; the protein is MQGQLDDIDLRLLEELRENSRENIATLSKKLGIPRTTVHYRIKKLVDEGIIEKFTIKPDYKKLDLGTTAFILARYDPESGINQREVAKKVAALDGVYEVHIITGEWDLLIKVRASNSEEIGHIVIDKLREIKGLGQTVTMVSFVSVKEEI
- a CDS encoding zinc finger domain-containing protein codes for the protein MKFEVPVCTSCGKEITPREHATHFVCPNCGEEVIWRCESCRVLAVPYKCPKCGWEGP
- a CDS encoding elongation factor 1-beta — translated: MSDFNLVGVIKVMPTDPDVNLDELEEKLKAAIPEKYGLAKVEREPIAFGLVALKFYVLGRDEEGYSYDAVADLFRGVENVESAEVETVSRI
- a CDS encoding ATP-binding cassette domain-containing protein codes for the protein MRVVEVLNLRKSYPKKIPLPFRRVEWVEAVKGITFSVKRGELFGLLGPNGAGKTTTIKILTTLLEPSGGEARVLGHDVVKEAREVRRHINLVAEGERTLYWRLSAYENLKYFASIYHVPKGEAENRINELLKLVGLWERRNDLVMGFSRGMKQRLAIAKALINDPEVLFLDEPTLGLDVQSTIFVRDFVKSLVKEEGKTVMLTTHYMVEAEKLCDRIAIIDHGKIIAMDTPQNLKKLVRDEEAVEIRVKDFRPEKVKEVDERLAVVEEESEKGTLILRGSIGEEDLPKVVERLIRAGARILSVKKEEPTLEDVFIKLTGRALRD
- a CDS encoding ABC transporter permease, translated to MALMAVVGKEFRMFFRYPLRVVSSLIVGLVFLLQFIYFGQAVLGGRYSALLQSSTGVGDYPTYALIGYVLWWVSVSPMEASVWGVRRELQRDTLESNVVSPMSLVEMILALSLSWMLMDSVIMAIVFVMGTVIFEIPLSGAVVVKSLPVIGLSFLAFLGFGLVFAGLVMVLKNIGPFAQIFEFLILFLSGAFFPLSTLPEWVVDLSKALPLTHAASAVRKVFVGMPYSAIKGEIAWLLILLPLYWAVSYLSFRWAEKTSRMIGYGGY